One part of the Paroedura picta isolate Pp20150507F chromosome 5, Ppicta_v3.0, whole genome shotgun sequence genome encodes these proteins:
- the LOC143837031 gene encoding interferon-inducible GTPase 5-like, translating to MEGQSSTLVSSPAFKEMKTETEDFEDLTIEVNRGLSKLVNIAIAGVQGAGKSSLINALRRLSDFDEGAAPIDVTQVTDDPQSYPHPVYPNVALWDLPGIGTSNFKVEEYLERINYGQHDFFILVFSERFTTQDFQLSRVIQKMGKRLCYVRSKMDTSLENERNKPDFNEEATLQKIRKYCYDNLMADGNSSPKVYLVSSWYWDKFDFPLLRKTLENEIEELKRCASMSEEEEPKRFKAASVMSGIAGYFSGFPFAKLKDAMAQKSLEEVVEEVHQELDALENARLDIAITGASGAGKSSLVNALRGMTDYEEGAAGVGVIQTTMDIHGYPHPLFPNVTIWDLPGIGTPEFTPQNYLKKVNFSQYDFFMIVSSERFTENDVLLAQGIKKMQKNYYYVRSKMDLCMDSEKRRPNFNENKTLEKIKNYCCENLRMAGEPSPRVFLISRRHVNMYDFPVLQETLEMELDGLKRQALILAMPIFSREILEKKEAAMEAHIWKIALASCAAGVVPVPGLSLACDLSLLVGALLRFYKAFGLNEDSLRRTAKQVGKDYQVLKSAVKKSPMSNEITPEFVAGLMAKSLVCGTLMVIELVFNLVPVLGSLVGGASSFVTTFYMLKNFLKDIVEDAENVRAKAAEPSEPGNTGSKTLIREVSPGNEKYE from the exons ATGGAAGGTCAAAGTTCAACACTAGTGTCAAGTCCTGCATTCAAAGAGATGAAGACTGAGACAGAAGATTTTGAAGACTTGACAATTGAAGTTAATCGCGGATTGAGTAAATTGGTGAACATTGCCATCGCAGGGGTGCAGGGCGCCGGTAAATCGTCCCTCATCAACGCTTTGCGGCGCCTGTCAGATTTCGATGAGGGTGCAGCCCCAATTGATGTGACCCAGGTCACAGATGATCCACAGAGTTATCCACACCCTGTGTATCCAAATGTCGCATTATGGGACCTGCCAGGAATCGGGACATCTAATTTTAAAGTTGAGGAATACCTAGAAAGGATAAATTACGGCCAGCATGATTTCTTCATCCTTGTGTTCTCTGAGCGCTTCACCACACAAGACTTCCAGTTGTCCCGAGTGATTCAGAAAATGGGGAAACGCCTCTGCTACGTGCGCtccaaaatggacaccagccttGAGAATGAAAGAAACAAGCCAGACTTCAATGAGGAAGCCACCCTTCAAAAAATCAGGAAATATTGCTATGATAATTTGATGGCGGACGGCAATTCTTCCCCCAAGGTTTACCTCGTCTCTAGTTGGTACTGGGATaagtttgatttccccctcctgcgAAAGACCTTGGAGAATGAAATTGAAGAACTCAAGAGATGTGCCTCAATGTCAGAGGAGGAGGAACCCAAGAG GTTTAAAGCAGCATCCGTGATGAGTGGAATTGCTGGTTACTTCTCAGGGTTTCCCTTTGCCAAGCTGAAGGATGCAATGGCGCAAAAAAGTCTTGAAGAGGTGGTTGAGGAAGTTCACCAAGAATTGGATGCATTAGAAAATGCCAGACTTGACATAGCCATCACAGGGGCATCAGGTGCTGGTAAATCATCCCTTGTCAACGCCCTGAGGGGCATGACCGATTATGAAGAAGGTGCAGCTGGGGTTGGAGTAATTCAAACAACTATGGATATCCACGGCTATCCTCATCCCTTATTTCCGAACGTAACCATATGGGATCTACCAGGTATCGGGACGCCTGAATTTACACCGCAGAATTACCTAAAGAAGGTCAATTTTAGCCAATATGATTTCTTCATGATTGTCAGCTCAGAACGTTTCACTGAGAACGACGTCCTCCTGGCCCAGGGGATTAAGAAAATGCAGAAGAACTATTATTATGTGCGTTCCAAGATGGATCTCTGTATGGATTCCGAGAAAAGGAGACCCAACTTCAATGAGAACAAGACCCTTGAGAAGATAAAGAACTATTGCTGTGAGAATCTGAGAATGGCAGGAGAGCCTTCGCCAAGggttttcctcatctccaggaggCACGTGAATATGTACGATTTCCCTGTCTTGCAGGAGACCTTGGAAATGGAACTAGATGGACTCAAGAGGCAGGCGCTTATTCTGGCTATGCCTATTTTCTCAAGAGAAATCCTGGAAAAGAAGGAGGCTGCTATGGAGGCCCATATCTGGAAAATAGCCCTTGCATCTTGTGCTGCTGGGGTCGTTCCTGTCCCAGGGCTTTCTTTGGCCTGCGATCTTAGCCTCTTGGTAGGAGCGCTGCTTAGGTTCTACAAGGCCTTTGGGTTGAATGAAGATTCCCTCCGAAGAACTGCAAAGCAGGTCGGCAAAGATTACCAAGTGCTGAAATCCGCCGTCAAGAAATCTCCAATGTCCAACGAGATCACTCCAGAATTTGTAGCTGGTCTCATGGCCAAGTCGCTGGTATGTGGGACCCTGATGGTGATAGAACTGGTCTTTAATCTTGTGCCAGTATTGGGCTCTCTGGTTGGAGGAGCTAGTTCCTTTGTCACCACTTTCTACATGCTGAAGAACTTCCTGAAAGATATTGTGGAAGATGCGGAGAACGTTCGGGCAAAAGCTGCCGAGCCTTCTGAGCCCGGCAACACAGGATCAAAGACCCTCATTCGGGAAGTGAGTCCCGGAAACGAAAAATATGAATGA